In the genome of Kitasatospora cathayae, one region contains:
- a CDS encoding WD40 repeat domain-containing protein, producing the protein MGAQVRTIRAEPTTAFAVSADGVLALTGGADGVVRLWNLDRELEDGPSVTLPVPTQHVGRS; encoded by the coding sequence GTGGGCGCACAGGTCCGCACGATCCGGGCCGAGCCGACCACGGCCTTCGCCGTCAGCGCGGACGGCGTCCTCGCACTGACCGGCGGGGCGGACGGCGTCGTCCGGCTCTGGAACCTCGACCGGGAGCTCGAGGACGGGCCTTCCGTGACGCTCCCGGTCCCCACTCAACATGTCGGAAGAAGTTGA
- a CDS encoding SRPBCC family protein, which translates to MSRVQETIDVDVPISTAYNQWTQFEQFPMFMEGVEEITQIDDRHNRWKTKIAGVSREFDTEIVDQVPDDHVAWRTVTGEVKQSGMVSFQPLDAGHTRIVMSMDYQPEGLAEKAADMVNMLDRQVRGDLKRFKNFIEKRGSETGGYRGKL; encoded by the coding sequence ATGAGCAGGGTCCAGGAGACGATCGACGTCGACGTGCCGATCAGCACCGCGTACAACCAGTGGACGCAGTTCGAGCAGTTCCCGATGTTCATGGAGGGCGTAGAGGAGATCACGCAGATCGACGACCGCCACAACCGCTGGAAGACGAAGATCGCCGGTGTCAGCCGGGAGTTCGACACCGAGATCGTCGACCAAGTCCCGGACGACCACGTGGCGTGGCGCACGGTCACGGGCGAGGTGAAGCAGTCCGGCATGGTGTCCTTCCAGCCTCTGGACGCCGGCCACACCCGGATCGTGATGTCGATGGACTACCAGCCCGAGGGGCTGGCGGAGAAGGCCGCCGACATGGTGAACATGCTCGACCGGCAGGTGAGGGGCGACCTGAAGCGCTTCAAGAACTTCATCGAGAAGCGCGGCAGCGAGACTGGCGGCTACCGCGGCAAGCTCTGA
- a CDS encoding ATP-grasp domain-containing protein, with product MARTKPRVLLVTDLAYQARGRRYCDEDIQLSARLREDFDVALCHPLDAAALLDSFDVVLVRNSGPVLDYRAEYERFRDQALERGARVYTQLTGRADMAGKQYLLDLTAAGYPVIPTVDRAEDLSRLPVVPEYVVKPKLGADSIGLRIVPRQQLAAVPYHEDVLVQPLIPFTYEVSFYFVDDAFQYALHAPDPEQRWRLEPYEPTAADLEFARRFIAWNTVEHGIQRVDACRTPEGELLLVELEDLNPYLSLDLVDDFTRDRFVAALKASLHTLASRP from the coding sequence ATGGCCCGCACCAAACCCCGCGTCCTGCTCGTCACCGACCTCGCCTACCAGGCCCGGGGCCGCCGGTACTGCGACGAGGACATCCAGCTCTCCGCCCGGCTGCGCGAGGACTTCGACGTCGCCCTGTGCCACCCCCTGGACGCCGCAGCGCTGCTGGACTCCTTCGACGTGGTCCTCGTCCGCAACAGCGGCCCGGTGCTCGACTACCGCGCCGAGTACGAGCGCTTCCGCGACCAGGCGCTCGAGCGCGGCGCCCGCGTGTACACCCAGCTGACCGGGCGCGCCGACATGGCCGGCAAGCAGTACCTGCTCGACCTCACCGCCGCCGGGTACCCCGTCATCCCGACCGTCGACCGGGCCGAGGACCTCTCCCGCCTGCCCGTCGTCCCCGAGTACGTCGTCAAGCCGAAGCTCGGCGCCGACTCGATCGGCCTGCGGATCGTCCCCCGCCAGCAGCTCGCCGCCGTCCCGTACCACGAGGACGTCCTGGTCCAGCCGCTGATCCCGTTCACCTACGAGGTCTCGTTCTACTTCGTCGACGACGCCTTCCAGTACGCCCTGCACGCCCCCGACCCCGAGCAGCGCTGGCGCCTCGAACCCTACGAACCCACCGCCGCCGACCTGGAGTTCGCCCGGCGCTTCATCGCCTGGAACACCGTCGAGCACGGCATCCAGCGGGTCGACGCCTGCCGCACCCCCGAGGGCGAGCTCCTCCTCGTCGAGCTGGAGGACCTCAACCCCTACCTCTCCCTCGACCTGGTGGACGACTTCACCCGGGACCGCTTCGTCGCCGCCCTCAAGGCCTCCCTGCACACCCTCGCTAGCCGGCCCTGA
- a CDS encoding SsgA family sporulation/cell division regulator, which produces MERLTTRITMRLMTGDDRSRDLDVDWSYRAGEPHAVELDFTSYQAEAVWSLSRDLLIAGLHEPSGEGDVHVTPFDDTRLLIALAGGEGVALLVVSTGAVARFLAATVRLVPLGQEHARIDWDRGLKALLTA; this is translated from the coding sequence ATGGAACGTCTCACCACCCGGATCACCATGCGACTGATGACCGGCGACGACCGCAGCCGGGACCTGGACGTCGACTGGTCCTACCGGGCCGGCGAGCCCCACGCGGTGGAGCTGGACTTCACCTCCTACCAGGCGGAGGCCGTGTGGTCGCTCTCGCGCGACCTGCTCATCGCCGGCCTGCACGAACCCTCCGGCGAGGGGGACGTCCACGTCACGCCGTTCGACGACACCCGCCTGCTGATCGCGCTCGCCGGCGGCGAGGGCGTCGCCCTGCTCGTCGTCTCCACCGGGGCGGTCGCGCGGTTCCTGGCCGCCACCGTCAGGCTCGTCCCGCTCGGGCAGGAGCACGCCCGGATCGACTGGGACCGGGGCCTGAAGGCCCTGCTGACCGCCTGA
- a CDS encoding serine hydrolase, whose amino-acid sequence MAAAFAEAGVTGLLHARDLDTGAELSLGADTPVSTASVHKLCLLVTLYREAAAGRIDLTRPVDLPATDRTPGRTGLSAMLDAARLSLRDLAYLTVAVSDNTAADVLWDEIGLDTVNRTMAELGLTHTVAVHTVREMVAALAEDTDRDSPVDPAVVARLRVLDPAFTNRSTAREMTALLAALWHGDACPGEPGAALRRLLGLQVWPHRLASGFPFDDVRVHGKTGTLPTLRHEVGVVEYPDGGRYALAVFTRAAATAITLPTADAAIGTAARLAVDALRLTASGRAGGDGGDGAGGGTRS is encoded by the coding sequence ATCGCGGCCGCCTTCGCCGAAGCCGGGGTCACCGGCCTGCTGCACGCCCGCGACCTCGACACCGGCGCCGAACTCTCCCTCGGCGCCGACACCCCGGTCAGCACCGCCAGCGTCCACAAGCTCTGCCTCCTGGTGACGCTGTACCGCGAGGCCGCCGCCGGCCGGATCGACCTGACCCGGCCGGTCGACCTCCCCGCCACCGACCGCACCCCGGGCCGCACCGGCCTGTCGGCCATGCTCGACGCCGCCCGGCTCTCCCTGCGCGACCTCGCCTACCTGACCGTCGCGGTCAGCGACAACACGGCCGCGGACGTGCTCTGGGACGAGATCGGCCTGGACACCGTCAACCGCACCATGGCCGAGCTGGGCCTGACCCACACCGTCGCGGTCCACACCGTCCGCGAGATGGTCGCCGCCCTCGCCGAGGACACCGACCGGGACTCCCCGGTCGACCCCGCCGTCGTCGCCCGGCTCAGGGTCCTCGACCCGGCCTTCACCAACCGCAGCACCGCCCGCGAGATGACCGCCCTGCTCGCCGCCCTCTGGCACGGCGACGCCTGCCCCGGCGAACCCGGCGCCGCCCTGCGCCGCCTGCTCGGCCTCCAGGTCTGGCCGCACCGGCTGGCCTCCGGCTTCCCGTTCGACGACGTCCGCGTCCACGGCAAGACCGGGACCCTGCCCACCCTGCGCCACGAGGTCGGCGTCGTCGAGTACCCCGACGGCGGCCGCTACGCCCTCGCCGTCTTCACCCGCGCCGCCGCCACCGCCATCACCCTCCCCACCGCCGACGCCGCCATCGGCACTGCCGCCCGCCTCGCCGTCGACGCCCTGCGCCTCACGGCGTCCGGGCGGGCCGGCGGGGACGGCGGGGACGGCGCCGGGGGTGGAACCAGGAGTTGA
- a CDS encoding LysR family transcriptional regulator codes for MDLLGHLRHFRVVAEERHFGRAAERLRIAQPSLSQRIQRLERELGVTLFDRGPRGVALTPAGRLLLAEAEEVLECSARLLAVAADLRTGRAGTLRAAVPPDLGPAALAALLTGFESASPGTRLELRELPVAAAVRELAQHTVDVAVVRHPCPAAGLAFGPVLHQPLGVLLAADSPHADRPDLAVAELTGRRLVLFPRATAPALYDEMLTTLARHGCTPEAVVDPPGADVAGALVLTGSAVALVPRTVAPPGTVWRPLTGTPLTWRTSTAWPAGRDGPAVRLFAEVAHRALTEPGGLLPQPPNRPLFPRPAMEFPL; via the coding sequence ATGGACCTGTTGGGGCACCTCCGCCACTTCCGCGTCGTCGCCGAGGAACGGCACTTCGGCCGCGCCGCCGAGCGGCTGCGGATCGCCCAGCCCTCGCTCTCCCAGCGGATCCAGCGGCTGGAACGCGAACTCGGCGTCACCCTGTTCGACCGCGGCCCGCGCGGCGTCGCGCTCACCCCGGCCGGCCGACTGCTGCTCGCCGAGGCGGAGGAGGTGCTGGAGTGCTCCGCCCGCCTGCTGGCCGTCGCGGCCGACCTGCGCACCGGCCGGGCGGGCACCCTGCGCGCGGCCGTCCCGCCCGACCTCGGACCGGCGGCCCTGGCCGCGCTGCTCACCGGCTTCGAGAGCGCCTCCCCGGGCACCCGGCTCGAACTGCGGGAACTGCCGGTCGCGGCCGCGGTGCGCGAACTCGCCCAGCACACCGTGGACGTCGCCGTCGTCCGTCACCCCTGCCCGGCCGCCGGGCTGGCCTTCGGGCCCGTCCTGCACCAGCCGCTGGGCGTGCTGCTCGCCGCCGACAGCCCGCACGCCGACCGCCCGGACCTGGCCGTGGCGGAGCTGACCGGGCGGCGCCTGGTGCTCTTCCCCCGCGCCACCGCCCCGGCGCTGTACGACGAGATGCTCACCACCCTGGCCCGGCACGGCTGCACCCCGGAGGCGGTCGTCGACCCGCCCGGCGCGGACGTCGCGGGCGCGCTCGTGCTCACCGGCAGCGCCGTCGCCCTGGTGCCGCGCACCGTGGCCCCGCCGGGTACAGTCTGGCGTCCGCTCACCGGCACCCCGCTGACCTGGCGCACCTCCACCGCCTGGCCGGCCGGACGGGACGGGCCCGCCGTCCGCCTGTTCGCCGAGGTCGCTCACCGGGCGCTGACCGAACCCGGCGGCCTGCTGCCCCAGCCGCCCAACCGCCCGCTCTTCCCCCGGCCCGCAATGGAGTTCCCGCTGTGA
- the bla gene encoding class A beta-lactamase, producing MTSAFRHPRTALPAVALLAAALTAGCGHGGTGAAAAAATAADTATTGTASAGTTEAAFEELERHFGARLGVYAVDTGSGREVAHRADERFAFASTIKSLAAGALLRGATDQELDKVVGYRQEDVLAWAPITSQHVATGMKVRDLAAAAIQYSDNTAANLVMAELGGPEAVQRALRDLGDPTTNVDRTEPTLNEATPGDPRDTSTPHAFAADLRRYVLGDVLTDDRRRLLTDWLLGNTTGGPYIRAGVPADWKIGDKTGTAGYGTRNDVAVAWPSGGRSPVVIVVLSDRGKPDATSDDALIAEATKAVVTALN from the coding sequence ATGACGTCCGCGTTCCGGCATCCCCGTACCGCACTGCCCGCCGTCGCCCTGCTCGCGGCGGCCCTGACGGCCGGCTGTGGCCACGGCGGCACCGGCGCTGCGGCGGCGGCCGCGACCGCCGCCGACACCGCCACCACCGGCACGGCCTCCGCCGGCACGACCGAGGCCGCCTTCGAGGAACTCGAGCGGCACTTCGGCGCCCGCCTCGGCGTGTACGCGGTGGACACCGGCAGCGGCCGGGAGGTCGCCCACCGCGCCGACGAGCGCTTCGCGTTCGCGTCCACGATCAAGTCGCTCGCCGCCGGTGCCCTGCTGCGCGGGGCGACCGACCAGGAACTGGACAAGGTCGTCGGGTACCGGCAGGAGGACGTGCTGGCGTGGGCGCCGATCACCTCCCAGCACGTGGCCACCGGCATGAAGGTGCGCGATCTGGCCGCCGCCGCCATCCAGTACAGCGACAACACTGCCGCCAACCTGGTGATGGCCGAACTCGGCGGCCCGGAGGCCGTCCAGCGGGCCCTGCGCGACCTCGGCGACCCGACCACCAACGTCGACCGCACCGAACCCACCCTGAACGAGGCCACCCCGGGCGACCCCCGCGACACCAGCACCCCCCACGCCTTCGCCGCGGACCTGCGCCGCTACGTCCTCGGCGACGTCCTGACGGACGACCGCCGCCGGCTGCTGACCGACTGGCTGCTCGGCAACACCACCGGCGGCCCCTACATCCGCGCGGGCGTGCCCGCCGACTGGAAGATCGGCGACAAGACCGGCACCGCGGGCTACGGCACCCGCAACGACGTCGCCGTCGCCTGGCCGTCCGGCGGCCGCAGCCCGGTCGTCATCGTCGTCCTGTCCGACCGGGGCAAGCCCGATGCCACCTCCGACGACGCCCTGATCGCCGAGGCCACCAAGGCCGTCGTCACCGCCCTCAACTGA
- a CDS encoding CsbD family protein, which yields MSASDKASNLGDKVKGKVKEAVGKAVGNERLEAEGKGDQIKGDVKQAGEKVKDAFKD from the coding sequence ATGAGCGCCTCGGACAAGGCCTCGAACCTCGGTGACAAGGTCAAGGGCAAGGTCAAGGAGGCCGTAGGCAAGGCGGTCGGCAACGAACGCCTGGAAGCCGAGGGCAAAGGCGACCAAATCAAAGGTGACGTGAAGCAGGCCGGCGAGAAGGTCAAGGACGCCTTCAAGGACTGA
- a CDS encoding NAD-dependent protein deacetylase, whose product MGVPVAGLGGTAADAAGLEVLVRLLAGRGVVVLSGAGLSTESGIPDYRGETGSRRRGVPMTYQEFTGSEAARRRYWARSHVGWRTIAGAEPNAGHRAVEQLRRSGHVSAVITQNVDGLHRAAGTRGAVELHGGLHRVVCLACRRTGSREELDRRLEELNGGFRAGAARVNPDGDAELSQELVDGFRVAPCAACGGVLKPDVVFFGESVPRPRVQRCYELVDAAQALVVLGSSLTVLSGLRFVRHAARAGTPVAIVNQGATRGDELAAARVGLPLGAVLTEAARRVRAG is encoded by the coding sequence ATGGGTGTGCCCGTGGCGGGTCTCGGCGGTACGGCGGCCGATGCGGCCGGCCTGGAGGTGCTGGTACGGCTGCTGGCCGGGCGCGGGGTGGTGGTGCTCAGCGGGGCGGGGTTGTCGACGGAGTCGGGGATCCCGGACTACCGGGGGGAGACCGGCAGCCGGCGGCGCGGGGTGCCGATGACGTACCAGGAGTTCACCGGGAGCGAGGCGGCCCGGCGGCGGTACTGGGCGCGCAGCCACGTGGGGTGGCGGACGATCGCGGGGGCCGAGCCGAATGCCGGGCACCGGGCGGTGGAGCAGCTGCGGCGGTCCGGGCACGTGTCGGCGGTGATCACCCAGAACGTGGACGGCCTGCACCGGGCGGCCGGGACGCGCGGGGCGGTGGAGCTGCACGGCGGGCTGCACCGGGTGGTGTGCCTGGCGTGCCGGCGGACCGGCTCGCGGGAGGAGCTGGACCGGCGGCTGGAGGAGCTGAACGGCGGCTTCCGGGCGGGGGCGGCGCGGGTCAATCCGGACGGTGACGCCGAGCTGTCGCAGGAGCTGGTGGACGGCTTCCGGGTCGCCCCCTGTGCGGCGTGCGGGGGAGTGCTCAAGCCGGACGTGGTCTTCTTCGGCGAGAGCGTGCCCCGGCCGAGGGTCCAGCGCTGCTATGAACTCGTGGACGCCGCACAGGCGTTGGTGGTCCTCGGCTCCTCGCTCACGGTGCTGTCGGGGCTGCGCTTCGTCCGCCACGCCGCCCGCGCGGGCACGCCCGTGGCGATCGTCAACCAGGGCGCGACCCGCGGGGACGAGCTGGCCGCCGCCCGGGTCGGCCTGCCGCTGGGCGCGGTGCTCACCGAGGCGGCCCGTCGGGTCAGGGCCGGCTAG